A genomic segment from Clarias gariepinus isolate MV-2021 ecotype Netherlands chromosome 11, CGAR_prim_01v2, whole genome shotgun sequence encodes:
- the diabloa gene encoding diablo, IAP-binding mitochondrial protein a produces the protein MQAWKHCGLCLSRGLFYSRTDFLLTRANMAAIRQVAVCLHLFRATSSEIFSKKATLQRLLKMPEIKQTNIVSFSMGCGLCTVPFVQHAENLSHESLIRRASCLVTDSANTYLSQTTMALVDALTLYTKALHTLIALQKRYLSSIGKLTPAEEDSIWQVIIGQRVEVGDRLDECKRFESNWLNAVNICELSAEAAYNSGAQSASNALKCSIQAAQSKVEEMRKLQVVAQKSLAEMKAEEIQRMAEYASSINLQDLEDVPEAYLRED, from the exons ATGCAGGCTTGGAAGCATTGCGGCTTGTGTTTGTCTAGAGGGCTTTTTTACAGCCGGACCGACTTCCTGCTCACGCGGGCCAACATGGCTGCCATCCGTCAAGTGGctgtatgtttacatttattcag AGCCACATCCAGTGAGATTTTCAGCAAAAAAGCTACTTTACAGCGTCTTCTAAAAATGCCAGAAATAAAGCAGACAAATATTGTGTCCTTCAGCATGGGTTGTGGACTATGTACTGTCCCCTTTGTACAG CATGCAGAAAATCTCTCACATGAGTCTCTGATTCGACGTGCATCCTGCTTGGTCACAGACAGCGCCAATACGTACCTCTCCCAAACCACCATGGCCCTTGTAGATGCCCTCACGCTCTATACAAAG GCTCTGCACACTCTCATTGCTCTTCAAAAGCGTTATTTGTCTTCAATTGGAAAGCTAACCCCTGCTGAGGAAGACAGCATTTGGCAAGTGATCATTGGTCAGCGAGTGgag gTTGGAGACAGGCTTGATGAATGCAAACGTTTTGAATCAAACTGGCTAAATGCTGTTAACATCTGTGAGCTGTCAGCTGAGGCCGCCTACAATTCAG gaGCACAATCTGCATCCAATGCATTAAAATGCAGCATTCAGGCAGCACAGTCTAAAGTAGAAGAAATGAGAAAACTGCAAGTGGTGGCACAGAAGAGTTTGGCTGAAATGAAAGCCGAAGAGATTCAGAGAATGGCTGAGTATGCATCAAGTATTAACTTACAGGATTTGGAGGATGTTCCTGAGGCTTACCTCCGTGaagattaa